A genomic stretch from Mycobacterium malmoense includes:
- the car gene encoding carboxylic acid reductase → MSTVTYDERLARRIEDLSASDPQFAAARPDPAVAAALERPGLRLPQIVATVLEGYADRPALGRRAVEFVRDPKTGRTVAELLPRFETVTYRELGERVDALARALTHDSVRPGDRVCALGFNSVDYTTIDVALGTIGAVSVPLQTSAAITQLQPIVAETEPSVIAASVDQLPDAVELILSGIQAGPGPAKLVVFDYHPEVDDHREAVETARGRLADTTVTVETLPDAVERGRALPATVVVAPEEQDPLALLIYTSGSTGAPKGAMYPQSNVGKMWRRSSRNWFGESAASITLNFMPMSHVMGRGILYGTLGNGGTAYFAAKSDLSTLLEDLELVRPTELNFVPRIWETLFGEFQRQVDRRLVDGADEAARRAAETEVLQEQRQYLLGGRFIFAMTGSAPTSPELKEWVESLLEMHLLDGYGSTEAGMVLFDGEVQRPPVIDYKLVDVPDLGYFSTDRPHPRGELLLKTENMFPGYYKRPQVTADVFDADGYYRTGDVVAEVGPGRLVYVDRRNNVLKLAQGEFVTLAKLEAAFGNSPLVRQIYVYGNSAHPYLLAVVVPTPDALANNDIEALKPLIADSLQNVAKEAGLQSYEVPRDFIIETTPFTLENGLLTGIRKLAWPKLKQHYGERLERLYAELAEGQANELAELRRSGAEAPVLQTVSRAAAALLGASTTDLSPDSHFTDLGGDSLSALTFGNLLREIFDIDVPVGVIVSPANDLAAIAGYIEGERQGTKRPTFALVHGRDAVEVRASDLTLDKFIDTKTLAAAPTLPRPGSEVRTVLLTGATGFLGRYLALEWLERMDLVDGKVIALVRAKDNAAARQRLDKTFDSGDPKLLAHYRELAGDHLEVIAGDKGEANLGLDQRTWQRLADTVDLIVDPAALVNHVLPYSELFGPNAVGTAELIRIALTTKLKPYTYVSTIGVGDQIGPGTFVEDADIREISPTRQVNDGYANGYGNSKWAGEVLLREAHDLCGLPVAVFRCDMILADTTYAGQLNLPDMFTRLMLSLVATGIAPGSFYEFDPEGNRQRAHYDGLPVEFIAEAICTLGAQALENGPSYQTYHVMNPYDDGIGLDEYVDWLIDPAIAGYPIQRIADYGEWLRRFEGSMRALPERQRQYSLLPLLHNYQKPEKPIRGSLAPTDRFRAAVQEAKIGPDKDIPHVSAPIIVKYVTDLQLLGLL, encoded by the coding sequence ATGTCGACTGTTACCTATGACGAGCGGCTCGCCCGCCGCATCGAGGACCTATCCGCCAGCGACCCCCAGTTCGCCGCCGCCCGGCCCGACCCGGCGGTCGCCGCGGCCCTTGAGCGGCCCGGGCTGCGATTGCCGCAGATCGTGGCGACCGTGCTGGAGGGCTACGCCGACCGGCCGGCGTTGGGGCGGCGCGCCGTGGAGTTCGTCAGGGACCCCAAGACCGGACGGACCGTCGCCGAGCTGCTCCCCCGCTTCGAGACCGTCACCTACCGCGAACTGGGCGAGCGCGTCGACGCGCTGGCCCGCGCCCTGACCCACGACTCGGTGCGGCCCGGTGACCGGGTCTGCGCGCTGGGCTTCAACAGCGTCGACTACACCACCATCGACGTGGCGCTGGGCACCATCGGCGCGGTGTCGGTCCCGCTGCAGACCAGCGCGGCGATCACCCAGCTGCAGCCGATCGTGGCCGAGACCGAGCCCAGCGTGATCGCGGCGAGCGTGGACCAACTGCCCGACGCCGTCGAGCTGATCCTGAGCGGCATTCAAGCCGGCCCCGGGCCCGCCAAGCTGGTGGTGTTCGACTACCACCCCGAGGTCGACGACCACCGCGAGGCCGTCGAAACCGCTCGCGGGCGGCTGGCGGACACGACGGTCACCGTCGAGACCCTGCCCGACGCCGTCGAGCGCGGGCGCGCGCTGCCGGCAACGGTCGTCGTGGCACCCGAAGAGCAAGACCCGCTGGCCCTGCTGATCTACACCTCCGGCAGCACCGGCGCACCCAAGGGCGCGATGTACCCGCAGAGCAACGTCGGCAAGATGTGGCGCCGGTCGAGCAGAAACTGGTTTGGGGAGAGCGCCGCGTCGATCACCCTCAACTTCATGCCGATGAGCCACGTCATGGGGCGCGGCATCCTCTACGGCACGCTCGGCAACGGCGGCACCGCCTACTTCGCCGCCAAGAGCGACCTCTCGACGCTGCTCGAGGACCTCGAGCTGGTGCGCCCCACCGAGCTGAACTTCGTGCCGCGCATCTGGGAGACCCTGTTCGGCGAGTTCCAGCGCCAGGTGGACCGGCGGCTCGTCGACGGCGCCGACGAGGCGGCCCGTCGCGCCGCCGAAACCGAGGTCCTTCAGGAACAGCGGCAGTACCTGCTGGGCGGGCGGTTCATCTTCGCGATGACGGGCTCGGCGCCCACCTCCCCGGAGCTGAAGGAGTGGGTCGAGTCCCTGCTCGAGATGCATCTGCTGGACGGCTACGGCTCCACCGAGGCCGGGATGGTCTTGTTCGACGGCGAAGTGCAACGCCCGCCCGTCATCGACTACAAGCTGGTCGACGTCCCGGACCTGGGCTACTTCTCCACCGACCGGCCGCATCCGCGGGGCGAGTTGCTGCTGAAGACCGAGAACATGTTCCCCGGCTACTACAAGCGGCCGCAGGTCACCGCCGACGTATTCGACGCCGACGGGTACTACCGGACCGGAGACGTCGTCGCCGAGGTCGGTCCCGGCCGGCTGGTCTACGTCGATCGCCGCAACAACGTGCTCAAGCTCGCGCAGGGCGAGTTCGTCACCCTCGCGAAGCTGGAGGCCGCGTTCGGCAACAGCCCACTGGTCCGGCAGATCTACGTCTACGGCAACAGCGCGCACCCTTACCTGTTGGCGGTCGTGGTGCCCACACCAGATGCGTTGGCTAACAACGATATTGAGGCGCTCAAGCCGCTGATCGCCGATTCGCTGCAGAACGTCGCCAAAGAGGCCGGCCTGCAGTCCTACGAGGTGCCCCGCGACTTCATCATCGAGACCACGCCGTTCACCCTGGAGAACGGTCTGCTCACCGGCATCCGCAAGCTGGCGTGGCCGAAGCTCAAGCAGCACTACGGCGAACGGCTGGAACGGCTCTACGCTGAGCTGGCCGAGGGCCAGGCCAACGAGTTGGCCGAACTGCGCCGCAGCGGCGCCGAGGCACCCGTGCTGCAGACGGTGAGCCGGGCCGCGGCCGCCCTGCTGGGCGCGTCGACCACCGACCTGTCACCCGATTCGCACTTCACCGACCTGGGCGGAGACTCGTTGTCGGCGTTGACATTCGGCAACCTGCTGCGCGAGATCTTCGACATCGACGTGCCGGTGGGTGTCATCGTCAGCCCGGCCAACGACTTGGCGGCCATCGCCGGCTACATCGAGGGCGAGCGGCAGGGCACGAAGCGGCCCACCTTCGCCTTGGTACATGGCCGGGACGCGGTCGAGGTGCGCGCGAGCGACCTCACGCTGGACAAGTTCATCGACACGAAGACGCTGGCCGCCGCGCCCACGCTGCCGCGGCCCGGTTCCGAGGTGCGCACCGTGTTGCTCACCGGCGCAACGGGTTTCCTGGGCCGCTACCTGGCCCTGGAATGGCTGGAGCGGATGGACCTGGTCGACGGCAAGGTGATCGCCCTGGTGCGGGCCAAGGACAACGCCGCCGCGCGGCAACGGCTGGACAAGACCTTCGATAGCGGCGACCCCAAGCTGTTGGCGCACTACCGGGAACTGGCCGGCGACCACCTCGAGGTCATCGCCGGCGACAAGGGCGAGGCCAACCTCGGCCTGGACCAGCGGACCTGGCAGCGGCTGGCCGACACCGTCGACCTGATCGTCGACCCCGCGGCGCTGGTCAACCACGTGCTGCCGTACAGCGAGCTGTTCGGCCCCAATGCGGTGGGCACCGCCGAGCTGATCCGGATCGCGCTCACCACGAAGCTGAAGCCGTACACCTACGTGTCGACGATCGGGGTGGGCGACCAGATCGGGCCGGGCACGTTCGTCGAGGACGCCGACATCCGGGAGATCAGCCCGACCCGCCAGGTCAACGACGGCTACGCCAACGGCTACGGCAACAGCAAGTGGGCCGGCGAGGTGCTGCTGCGCGAGGCCCACGACCTGTGCGGCCTGCCGGTCGCGGTGTTCCGGTGCGACATGATCCTGGCCGACACCACCTACGCGGGGCAGCTCAACCTGCCGGACATGTTCACCCGGCTGATGCTGAGCCTGGTCGCGACGGGAATCGCGCCCGGTTCGTTCTACGAGTTCGACCCCGAGGGCAACCGGCAGCGCGCCCACTATGACGGCCTGCCCGTCGAGTTCATCGCGGAGGCGATCTGCACGCTGGGTGCCCAGGCCCTGGAGAACGGGCCCAGCTACCAGACGTATCACGTGATGAACCCGTACGACGACGGCATCGGCCTCGACGAGTACGTCGACTGGCTCATCGACCCAGCCATCGCGGGCTACCCGATCCAGCGCATCGCCGACTACGGCGAATGGTTGCGCCGGTTCGAAGGGTCGATGCGGGCCCTGCCGGAGCGGCAGCGCCAGTACTCGCTGCTGCCGCTGTTGCACAACTACCAGAAGCCGGAAAAGCCGATCCGCGGATCGCTGGCGCCGACCGACCGGTTCCGCGCCGCGGTGCAGGAGGCGAAAATCGGCCCGGACAAAGACATTCCGCACGTCTCGGCGCCGATCATCGTCAAGTACGTCACCGACCTGCAGTTGCTCGGATTGCTCTGA
- the secD gene encoding protein translocase subunit SecD has product MASSSAPVHPARYISVFLFLLIGVYLLVFLTGDKRAAPKLGIDLQGGTRVTLTARTPDGSAPSREALAQAQQIISARVNGLGVSGSEVVVDGDNLVITVPGNDGNEARNLGQTARLYIRPVLNSVPAQSAEPKPPPHQPAGPAPGAPAGPGGPAPGQLGPGPGQLAPGPGQLAPAPGQLAPGPGQLAPAPGQPAPTGQPGTQPRPYPQDPPPTPSPEPAPAPASGAPAEQPAPSAEQPAPPDPRKDLAERIDDEKKWRQSTRQGIQFLALQFQATQCDKKDILAGNDDPALPLVTCSTDHKVAYLLGPSIISGDQIQNATSGMNQHGIGYVVDLQFKPAAANTWADFTAAHIGTQTAFTLDSQVVSAPMIQEAIPGGRTQITGGDPPFTAASARQLANVLKYGSLPLSFESSEAQTVSATLGLTSLRAGLIAGAIGLLLVLLYSLAYYRILGLLTALSLVASGAMVFAILVLLGRYINYTLDLAGIAGLIIGIGTTADSFVVFFERIKDEIREGRSFRSAVPRGWVRARKTIVSGNAVTFLAAAVLYFLAIGQVKGFAFTLGLTTILDLVVVFLVTWPLVYLASKSSRLAKPAYNGLGAVQRVARERRASAHVKTGRG; this is encoded by the coding sequence GTGGCATCGTCTTCGGCGCCGGTGCACCCCGCCCGCTACATATCGGTTTTCTTGTTCCTGCTCATCGGCGTCTACCTGCTGGTGTTTCTGACGGGCGACAAGCGCGCCGCCCCCAAGCTCGGCATCGACCTGCAGGGCGGCACCCGCGTCACGTTGACCGCTCGCACCCCGGACGGCTCGGCGCCGAGCCGGGAGGCCCTGGCACAGGCGCAGCAGATCATCAGCGCGCGGGTCAACGGGCTCGGCGTGTCCGGGTCGGAGGTCGTTGTCGACGGCGACAACCTGGTCATCACGGTGCCCGGGAACGACGGCAACGAGGCCCGCAACCTCGGACAGACCGCGCGGCTCTACATCCGGCCGGTGCTCAACTCGGTGCCGGCGCAGAGCGCCGAGCCCAAGCCGCCGCCCCACCAGCCCGCCGGACCGGCGCCCGGGGCCCCTGCCGGACCGGGTGGACCGGCACCCGGCCAACTGGGGCCGGGACCCGGCCAATTGGCGCCGGGACCGGGCCAACTGGCACCGGCACCGGGCCAACTGGCGCCGGGACCCGGCCAACTGGCACCGGCACCGGGCCAACCGGCGCCGACCGGCCAACCGGGCACCCAACCGCGGCCCTACCCGCAGGACCCGCCGCCGACACCCAGCCCGGAGCCGGCTCCGGCCCCGGCTTCTGGGGCGCCGGCCGAGCAGCCCGCGCCGTCGGCCGAGCAGCCGGCCCCGCCGGACCCGCGCAAGGATCTCGCCGAGCGCATCGACGATGAGAAGAAGTGGCGGCAGAGCACCCGCCAGGGCATTCAGTTCCTGGCCCTGCAGTTCCAGGCGACCCAGTGCGACAAAAAAGACATCCTGGCCGGCAACGACGACCCGGCCCTGCCGCTGGTGACCTGCTCGACCGACCACAAGGTGGCGTACCTGCTGGGGCCGTCGATCATCAGCGGCGACCAGATCCAGAACGCCACGTCGGGCATGAACCAGCACGGCATCGGCTACGTCGTCGATCTGCAGTTCAAGCCGGCGGCGGCAAACACCTGGGCGGACTTCACCGCGGCCCACATCGGCACCCAGACCGCCTTCACGCTGGACTCGCAGGTCGTCAGCGCCCCGATGATCCAAGAGGCCATCCCCGGCGGCCGCACCCAGATCACCGGGGGAGATCCGCCGTTCACCGCCGCATCCGCGCGCCAGCTGGCCAACGTCCTGAAATACGGGTCGCTGCCGCTGTCCTTCGAATCGTCGGAAGCTCAAACCGTTTCGGCGACACTGGGATTGACCTCGCTACGCGCGGGTCTGATCGCCGGTGCGATCGGCTTGCTGTTGGTGTTGCTGTATTCGTTGGCGTACTACCGGATACTCGGATTGCTCACGGCGTTGTCGTTAGTTGCTTCCGGCGCAATGGTTTTCGCGATCCTGGTGCTCCTGGGCCGATATATCAACTACACCCTGGACCTGGCGGGCATCGCGGGTCTGATCATCGGTATCGGCACCACCGCCGACTCTTTCGTGGTGTTCTTCGAACGCATCAAAGACGAGATCCGCGAAGGCCGTTCGTTCCGTTCGGCGGTGCCGCGGGGCTGGGTGAGGGCACGCAAGACGATAGTGTCGGGCAATGCCGTCACGTTCCTGGCCGCCGCTGTGCTGTATTTCCTGGCGATCGGCCAGGTGAAGGGATTCGCCTTCACTTTGGGCCTCACGACGATCCTCGACCTGGTGGTGGTGTTCCTGGTGACCTGGCCGCTGGTATACCTGGCCTCCAAGTCTTCGAGGCTGGCAAAGCCCGCGTACAACGGCCTGGGAGCGGTTCAGCGGGTCGCCCGCGAACGCCGGGCTTCGGCGCACGTGAAGACGGGACGGGGATAG
- the yajC gene encoding preprotein translocase subunit YajC, with protein MESLVLFLPFLLIMGGFMYFASRRQRRAMQATIDLQESLRPGDRVHTTSGLQATVVAIADDTVDLEIAPGVVTTWMKLAVRDRILPDDDLDGADGADDLEESDERDDSADSADESRVIKDS; from the coding sequence ATGGAGAGTTTGGTCTTGTTCTTGCCGTTCCTGCTCATCATGGGCGGCTTCATGTACTTCGCGTCGCGTCGCCAGCGGCGAGCGATGCAGGCCACCATCGACCTGCAGGAGTCGCTGCGGCCGGGCGACCGGGTGCACACCACGTCCGGGCTGCAGGCCACCGTCGTCGCGATCGCCGACGACACCGTCGACCTCGAGATCGCGCCGGGCGTGGTGACCACGTGGATGAAGCTGGCCGTCCGCGACCGGATCCTGCCGGACGACGACCTCGACGGTGCCGATGGTGCCGACGATTTGGAAGAATCCGACGAACGGGATGATTCCGCCGACTCCGCCGACGAGAGCCGGGTCATCAAGGATTCTTGA
- the gabT gene encoding 4-aminobutyrate--2-oxoglutarate transaminase, translating into MASLEQSRQLVTEIPGPASLELNRRRAAAVSRAVNVSLRVFVARAGGGIVEDVDGNRLIDLGSGIAVTTIGNSSPRVVDAVRAQVADFTHTCFMVAPYEGYVAVAEELNRITPGTGEKRTVLFNSGAEAVENAVKVARSYTRKPAVVAFNHAYHGRTNLAMALTAKSMPYKSGFGPFAPEVYRAPLSYPYRDGLLDKELATDGDKAAARAIGVIDSQVGAANLAAVLIEPIAGEGGFIVPAEGFLPALLDWCRKNGVVFIADEVQTGFARTGAMFACEHEGPDGLEPDLICTAKAIADGLPLSAVTGRAEIMDAPHVGGLGGTFGGNPVACAAALATIATIESDGLIERARQLERIMTERLLRLQAGDDRIGDVRGRGAMIAIELVKSGTADPDAELTERLAAAAHAAGVIVLTCGMFGNVIRLLPPLTISDELLVEGLDILGRILGEL; encoded by the coding sequence GTGGCCAGCCTCGAACAGAGTCGCCAGCTGGTCACCGAAATCCCCGGGCCCGCATCGCTGGAGCTGAACAGACGCCGGGCCGCGGCGGTGTCCCGCGCGGTGAACGTCTCCCTGCGGGTGTTCGTGGCCCGCGCCGGCGGCGGCATCGTCGAGGACGTCGACGGGAACCGGCTCATCGACCTGGGTTCCGGCATCGCGGTCACCACGATCGGCAACTCGTCGCCCCGCGTGGTGGACGCGGTGCGCGCGCAGGTGGCCGACTTCACGCACACCTGCTTCATGGTCGCCCCGTACGAGGGGTACGTCGCCGTCGCCGAGGAGCTCAACCGGATCACACCTGGCACGGGCGAGAAGCGCACGGTGCTGTTCAATTCCGGCGCCGAAGCGGTCGAGAACGCCGTCAAGGTCGCGCGTTCCTACACCCGCAAGCCCGCCGTCGTGGCGTTCAACCACGCCTACCACGGCCGCACCAACCTGGCGATGGCACTGACCGCCAAGTCCATGCCCTACAAGAGCGGCTTCGGTCCGTTCGCGCCCGAGGTCTACCGGGCGCCGCTGTCCTACCCCTACCGGGACGGCCTGCTCGACAAGGAACTGGCCACCGACGGGGACAAGGCCGCCGCCCGGGCCATCGGTGTCATCGACAGCCAAGTCGGCGCCGCCAACCTCGCCGCCGTCCTCATCGAGCCCATTGCCGGCGAAGGCGGCTTCATCGTCCCGGCCGAGGGGTTTCTGCCCGCCCTGCTGGACTGGTGTCGCAAGAACGGCGTCGTGTTCATCGCCGACGAGGTGCAAACCGGATTCGCGCGCACCGGCGCGATGTTCGCCTGCGAGCACGAGGGCCCCGACGGCTTGGAGCCCGACCTGATCTGCACCGCCAAGGCCATCGCCGACGGACTGCCGCTGTCGGCGGTGACCGGCCGGGCCGAGATCATGGACGCCCCGCACGTCGGCGGCCTGGGCGGCACGTTCGGCGGCAACCCGGTCGCCTGCGCGGCGGCGCTGGCCACCATCGCGACCATCGAGAGCGACGGCCTCATCGAGCGGGCACGGCAGCTCGAACGAATAATGACCGAGCGGCTGCTGCGGCTCCAGGCGGGCGACGACCGGATCGGCGACGTCCGCGGCCGCGGCGCCATGATCGCCATCGAGCTGGTCAAGTCGGGAACCGCCGACCCCGACGCCGAACTGACCGAAAGGCTGGCCGCCGCGGCCCATGCGGCCGGGGTCATCGTGTTGACCTGCGGCATGTTCGGCAACGTCATCCGGCTGCTGCCGCCGCTGACCATCAGCGACGAGCTACTGGTCGAGGGCCTCGACATCCTGGGCCGGATCCTGGGCGAGCTGTAG
- the secF gene encoding protein translocase subunit SecF: MTSSKASKEKTETEAAEITEPTSGAVEPTDGSDQPPRHGFISRLYTGTGAFEVVGRRRLWYGISGAIVAVAIASIVLRGFTFGIDFKGGTTVSMPAAGATGTVQTAQVSDVFRKTLGSEPESVVIVGSGASATAQIRSEHLSNDQTTKLRNALFEAFQPKGADGKPSKQAISDSAVSETWGGQITKKALIALVVFLALVSLYITVRYERYMAISALTTMCFDLTVTAGVYSLVGFEVSPATVIGLLTILGFSLYDTVIVFDKVEENTHGFQHTNRRTFAEQANLAINQTFMRSINTSLISVLPVLALMVVAVWLLGVGTLKDLALVQLIGILVGTYSSIFFATPLLVTLRERTKLVRTHTRRVVKRRSPGSPAEAETASDTSDGESAADTTTGAAASSSPAPSKPAPGARPARPTGTRRPTGKRNAGRR, encoded by the coding sequence ATGACTTCCTCCAAGGCGTCCAAAGAGAAGACCGAAACCGAGGCGGCCGAAATCACCGAACCGACGTCGGGCGCCGTGGAGCCGACCGACGGCTCCGACCAGCCGCCGCGTCACGGCTTCATTTCCCGGCTCTACACGGGCACGGGCGCGTTCGAGGTGGTCGGACGCCGCCGGCTGTGGTACGGCATCAGCGGAGCGATCGTCGCGGTGGCAATCGCCAGCATCGTCTTGCGGGGCTTCACTTTCGGGATCGATTTCAAGGGCGGCACCACGGTGTCGATGCCCGCCGCGGGCGCGACGGGCACGGTCCAGACCGCGCAGGTGTCCGACGTCTTCCGGAAGACCCTCGGCAGTGAGCCGGAGTCGGTGGTGATCGTCGGCAGCGGCGCGTCGGCGACGGCGCAGATCCGTTCCGAACATCTGTCCAACGACCAGACGACGAAGCTGCGCAACGCCCTGTTCGAGGCGTTCCAGCCCAAGGGCGCCGACGGCAAGCCCAGCAAGCAGGCCATCAGCGACTCGGCGGTGTCGGAGACCTGGGGCGGTCAGATCACCAAGAAGGCGTTGATCGCGCTGGTGGTGTTCCTGGCGCTGGTCAGCCTGTACATCACCGTGCGCTACGAGCGCTACATGGCCATCTCCGCGCTGACGACCATGTGTTTCGACCTGACCGTCACCGCCGGCGTGTACTCACTGGTCGGCTTCGAGGTCAGCCCGGCCACGGTCATCGGCCTGCTGACGATCCTCGGTTTCTCGCTCTACGACACGGTCATCGTGTTCGACAAGGTCGAGGAGAACACCCACGGGTTCCAGCACACCAACCGGCGCACCTTCGCCGAGCAGGCCAACCTGGCGATCAACCAGACGTTCATGCGTTCCATCAACACCAGCCTGATCTCGGTGTTGCCGGTGCTGGCACTGATGGTGGTGGCCGTCTGGTTGCTGGGCGTCGGCACGCTGAAGGACCTGGCGCTGGTGCAGCTGATCGGCATCCTGGTGGGCACCTACTCCTCGATCTTCTTCGCGACCCCGCTGCTGGTCACGCTGCGGGAACGCACCAAGCTGGTGCGCACCCACACCCGCCGGGTCGTCAAACGGCGCAGCCCCGGCTCGCCGGCCGAGGCGGAAACGGCCTCCGACACCTCCGACGGGGAATCGGCCGCGGACACCACCACCGGCGCCGCCGCGTCCAGCTCTCCCGCACCGAGCAAACCGGCGCCGGGCGCGCGCCCGGCGCGGCCGACCGGGACCCGGCGTCCGACCGGCAAGCGGAACGCCGGCCGGCGGTAG